The sequence below is a genomic window from Pseudorca crassidens isolate mPseCra1 chromosome 7, mPseCra1.hap1, whole genome shotgun sequence.
tttttttggCACATTTGAGGCACTATTGTATATATAGTGTCTcatataattctttttgtttaaCATGAATGGTTTTCTGTGTTATTAAAAGCATTTAAATATCTTAATGTCTTTTGTAGCACTCTTATATGACTGTTAGCAtggcttctttatttttaaagttgggGATTCAGATGGTTTCCAGTTCTTTTTAGGCCAGTATGTACTGAATCTATATGTAACAGTGTGGTCTCTTCCTTCTGGTAATGGATCAACCTCCAGCGATGACTATGACTCCAAGAAACGCAAACAGCGGGCTGGTGGAGAGCCTTGGGGTGCTAAGAAACCAAGGCATGACCTGCCTCCTTACCGAGTCCATCTCACTCCCTACACTGTGGACAGGTGAGtggtgaggctggggtgggggttgaGACTTGTAGCTGGTAACAGTTTCTTGTGTAAGTGAGATATAGTCTGGGAGTAAGAGtgagtgagtgtatgtgtgtgtgcgcgcgcgtgcgtgcgtgcgctCATGACctttttgtttcacttttgttttttaatgtgacagATTTTTTACTTCAAAATCTCAAGTTCTGACCAGCATAGCACCACTGACATGGGTGCCCTTGATAGAACTTTATGATTTGATCACCAGAAATTGTTAGGCCAGGCTATAATCAAGGCTTATCAATCAACATCCAGGTGCCCAATACCAGTTGTAAGTCAGGTAGAAACTGGGGGTCATAGGAACCGTGGGACTGGTTTCCCAGGGAagctctaaattattttttaagtgctaCAGCATGTATGAGGACACTGGCCCACAAGCTTACTCCGCACACGTAGAAACTCACTGACTGAGAGGTAGATGAGCAATTCCAGATTCCGTCTAGCAGGGGAGATGCAGGGCTCCAGCTGCTGTATTAGAGATAAGGCCCCAGAGCCAAGTCCACCTAAGTCCGAGCTGAGGTGAGGGCAGCCTCCTGGCACCACCTCCTCAAGATGGCAGGGAAGGAGGGCTGCCACTGCTCTTCCCCTGTCACCGCTTCCTCTCTCCAGGCCCAGGCAGGGCTTGTTTTTCTCCATGCTGACCCACCTGCCTCCCAAGGTTAATCTGATGAGATACTGGTCCCCACATCATCACCACTGGAGGGGTGAATATAGAGCCTCCTCATGTGGTCAGAACATGACCGCTAACAAttagccacacacacacagctgtggTTTTTTTCCTAAAACACAACTGGAAACCTATTGTACATACCGTTCAGTACTTTGCTTTTTCACTTGTCTTGGAATTTATTCTACGTTAAAGTTTATTAGACTGATCTCATTCTTTTTAGCAACTGCACAGCATTCTACTAAATGAACGGACcagaatttatttaaccagttctcCATTTTTAGTCTTTAATTATCCTAAACATTGTTGTAATAATAAACATCCTTCTCTATACATCTGCGTGGACAGGTGCGAGCATTTTATTGCGCTCAATTCCTAGAAATGGAGTAGCTGGCTCACAGGTCTGTCAGCCTTGACAGGTATTGCCAGGCCGCTCACAGAGGCGGTATCGGTTTACGTTCTCACACGAGGTGTGAGGTTCTTGCACCCCCAGCCTTTGCCAACACTGTTATCCAGCTTTGTGATCTTTGTCAGTCTGATAGGTGAAAAGTGATACCCTGATTTGAATTTAATTATGAGTGagattgagcatgttttcatgagCTCCTaagtctcatttctttttctaagttaTCTGTTGCTGTCCgtttttccagttttctcttaGACTTGTGAACTTTGTTAGTAACTTGTGGGTTCCTTTTATATTAAGACAGTGacccttttctctttcacatattgcagatgtctttttttgttttccttccccagATTGACTTTATTTTGCCACTAGAGGTTGTGACATTTTAATGGTCAAGTCTGatccatttttatcttttcagaaGTGTCTTACTTAGAAAGCTCTTCTTTTCTCAGATTATAAAATAATCTGCTCCCCTTTTCTTTCaagtcttttatggttccatttttaaaaataatttagtctTGGCTCCATCTGGACTCCCTTGCTTTCTTCCCATAGCTCCACCTGTGACTTCTTAGAACTCCAGCGCCGCTACCGCACCCTGCTGGTTCCCGCAGATTTTCTGGCTGTGCACCTGAGCTGGCTGTCGGCCTTCCCTCTGAGCCAGCCCTTTTCCCTCCATCATCCAAGCCGCATCCAGGCATCTTCTGAGAAGGAGCCAGCTCCAGACGCTGGTGCTGAGCCCACGTCCACAGACAGTGACCCTGCTTACAGTTCCAAGGTGAGTTGGCTGGGGTCCTGCCTCTTTATCCCGTTGTTGGAGGCTGAGAAAGCTCTCGAGTGTCTCCTTTATGCTGTCCCTACCAGGTACTGCTGCTCTCTTCCCCGGGGTTGGAGGAATTGTATCGTTGTTGCATGCTCTTCGTGGATGACATGACTGAGCCAAGGGAGACGCCAGAACATCCTCTGAAGCAAATTAAAGTAAGAGCTGGAGCCCAGGAGGCAAGACTCACTCACTGATGATGTTCAGTTCCTGTCAGCTCTGCTCCTGCTCAGGAACTCATAGAAGCGGGGTTTCGGGGCTGAGATACCAGTCGTTTTACCGGGAGGACAGCATGGCTGAGAGATGTTCTTTCTTATCAGAATTATATGGGGTTCACATTCATGGGTAGAGATACCCCTCCCGCCCCCAGTGTGGCGGACCCTTTGTTCCCCACTGGTGGCAGGTTGCCTCCCTGTGGGAGACCCACATGATTGGTTTTTCGTTTCTTACCCCTGATCTCTTTTTGCAGTTTTTGCTGGGCCAGAAAGAAGAGGAGGTAGTGTTGGTGGGGGGCGAGTGGTCTCCTTCTCTGGATGGCCTCGACCCCAAGGGCGACCCGCAGGTGCTCGTCCGCACTGCCATCCGCTGCGCGCAAGCCCAGACCGGCATCGACTTGAGTGCCTGCACCAAGTGGTGAGTGGCTGCCCGAGCTGTTGTCTGTGGCTGCCCAGTGAGTGGCGAGACCCGGCAGGGAGCCAGGCTTCTGCTGGGCCTTTCTGACCTGTTAGTTCCCGTCTGTTCCCTAGTCCCTGCTCatcaccccctccctccagccctcgcAGTGGTCGTGAGCACGGCGAGGGGTGTGTAAGTGTGTTGAAGGCCAGCTGACCCTCCAAGGCTCGTCAGGTGTGGCCCCACAGCCACATTCCGTGCTCCTTCTTGTTGCCATGGCACCTCGGATAGTAATTGTCTGCTTACTTGTCTCTCCCCACTGACTAACCATTTCTTGAAGACTTggtctatattttatttctgtactgTCAGAATTTGGCACACAGTATGTGCTCATTAAATGCTGATTGGAAACTGAAGCCCTCACAAATGTCATGGGTCAGTTCTGCATTTTTCCTTCTGCTGTGAGCAGGTGGCGCTTTGCCGAGTTTCAGTACCTGCAGCTGGGACCCCCGAGGCGGCTCCAGACCGTGGTGGTGTACCTGCCGGACATCTGGACCATCATGCCTACTTTGGAAGAGTGGGAGGCCCTGTGCCAGCAGAAAGCTGCAGAGGCAGCTCCCCCGCCCCAGGAGGTGCCAGTGGTAAGGCTGAGCCTTACGAACACGTGGGGAAAGTAGGGGCCCTGGGCCCTAACCCCTGGACCCAGATGGTCATAGCTCTTGACTTTTCGTCACAGGAAACAGAGCCTACAGAACAGGCAGCTGATGTATCAGAGCAGGCAGCAGACACCTCTAAACAGAATGCAGAGAATCCGGAGGTCACTGCACAGCAGGAAATGGACACCGATCTCCCAGAGGCCCCTCCACCCCCTCTAGAACCTGCTGTCATGGCACGCCCCAGCTGTGTAAACCTGTCCATCCATAGTATCGTGGAGGACCGGAGGCCAAAAGAAAGGATCTCTTTTGAGGTAGGTGTAGGAGTCTGGGGCCTGTGGGGCAGGGCGTATAGGATGGTGGGGTTTGGAATACCCCATTTTTTGATGCTCGTGACCCGTTGTTGCCTCTTCCACCAGGTGATGGTGTTGGCTGAGCTGTTTCTGGAGATGCTGCAGAGGGATTTTGGCTATAGGATTTATAAGATGCTGCTGAGCCTTCCTGAAAAGGTCGTGGCCGCACCTGAACCTGAGAAGGAGGAGGCGGCCAAGGAGGAAGAAGCGGTCAAGGAGGAGTCCAAGGAGTCCAAGGATGAGGTACAGAGTGAGGGCACAGCTGCCGAGTCAGATGCCCCGCCGGTGAGTACCTCTGACCCCGTGCACGGGCACTGGGGCTGCACATGGTAATGCTGAACACAACTGGGGCGCTGCGTGGCACCAGCGCTGCTCAGAGTGCTTTAGGGCTCTCCTCTCATCACCCCTCGCTCACTGCGCACACGCGCTCTGTGACCCTGGTGTGACTCAGGTGCGGGGCGCCTAACTCTCCCACGTGGCCACACAGCCCGGAGGTGGTTGGTGTACCTGGGAGAAGGGAGGCGGGCCTGGAGCAGTGAAGGGAAGCGTGGTTGACACGGCAGCATGGAAGTCTCCATTAATAGGAATGCTTTGATGGGTACAGGTGTTTCGATTACCTGACGGTTAACTAGAACACTgcattttcttaaacatttctaaaGCACATGGGTCTTCTTCTTGCCTAAATACTGTCAAGTAAACAAATTTCTTACGGGACTGAGATTGACTCTTGAGGAAAATCCCAGGTATCTGGAACTCGCCCTGGTCTGCTCTGTGACCCCCATGTAACGAAGTGTGTTAAATGAGACGTTGTGTATGTGCCTTCGGCGCGGTGCCTGAACGCGGCTGACGCACAGATGTTAACCGTTGTTATTGTTGGTAGTCACAGGGGCAGTTCCTCTCATCATCTTGGTCTGCTTCTCCTAGAAGGAAGACGGGCTTTTGCCCAAACCCCCATCTtctgggggagaggaagaagagaaacccCGGGGCGAGGTGTCCGAGGACCTCTGCGAGATGGCCCTGGACCCCGAACTGCTGCTCCTGAGGGACGATGGGGAGGAGGAGTTCGGTATGTCTGGCGCCTGCCCGGGTGGCGGCTTCCTGGCTCTGTGGCTCCCGTCCTGGCTGTGTGTGGAGCCAGTCCGGGCCTGTGTGCTCCCAGCTCCAAGTTCATCTCTGGCTTTCTGTAGCAGGAGCCAAGCTGGAGGATTCCGAGGTCCGGTCGGTTGCCTCGAATCAGTCAGAGATGGAGTTCTCATCCCTTCAGGACATGGTGAGACCTCTgtgcctctctgggtctcagtgatAGGAAAGCTTAGCAAGGCCTCTGACTCACTCCTGGGAAAGGGGTGCTTTTCCTAAATGACCTCTGGCATCTTCTGATAGACGAAGGACGAAAGGTGGTTCCTGGCTTATGGGATGGCATGCTCGTAGGATCCAGGCGAGCACTTCGGTATCTCCATCAGGGCGGATCTAAGCGAGCTGTCTGACCTGGGAGCACCCAAGATTCCTCTGTGTGACAGCCCCTGGGGTGAAAATGCCCCAAAGACGCCTTTGGTTACAGGCCAAGGGACTTGCCTGGCCCAGGGTCAGGTCTCTAACTGGAAGGTGTGAGTGTGTCAGCCAAGCTGCTagattctttttgtgttttttaaacttttctttttatgttggagtatagccaattaacagtGTTGTGgcagtttcaggtgcacagcaaagagactcagccatacatgtacatgtatccattctcccccaaactcccctcccatccaggctgccgcataacattgagcagagttccctgtgctatatacagtaggtccttgttggttatccattttaaatatcaaGCGGCTTGATTTTATAAGGGCTTCGTCCTGGGTGATTGAGCATCAAGGGACCTGTTTGTAAATCCTGTTCTTCCTTGTTTCTCTTTTAGCCCAAGGAGCTGGACCCCTCTCCTGTGCTCCCTCTGGACTGTCTTCTTGCTTTTGTCTTCTTTGATGCCAACTGGTGTGGCTACTTGCATCGGCGAGACTTGGAGAGGATCCTGCTTACCCTTGGGCTCCGGCTCAGCGCAGAGCAGGTGCCTTCTCATGCCCCGCCCTAGGCCTCTCTGAGATGCCTCGCCCGACATCCTCGTGTGCATGCGCGGCTCGGGATGCTGTGGTTCTAGGTTCTTGCACGCCATTGTGGGGGGACTTGCACCTTCTCATCCGTGGGCATCTTGGGTGTGTGCTTCCTACAGGCCAAACAGCTGGTCAGCAGGGTGGTGGCCCAGAACATCTGCCAGTATCGGAGCCTTCAGTACAGCCGCCCGGAGGGCCCGGACGGGGGGCTCCCTGAGGAGGTGCTCTTCGGTGCGTACTGTGCTCTGCGGCCTTCTGGGGACAGCGGAGCAGGCTGCTTTCTCCCGGGACCGTCCCTGAGTCTTTTCACGGCCCTTCTAGGAAACCTGGACCTGCTACCTCCTCCTGGGAAGAGTGCCAAGCCAGGCGCTGCCCCTGTGGAGCACAAGGGCCTGGTGTCCCACAACGGCAGCCTCATCAACGTGGGGAACCTGCTGCAGCGTGCGGAGCAGCAGGACAGCGGGCGGCTCTACCTGGAAAACAAGATTCACACACTGGAGCTGAAGCTGGGTGAGTGGCTGGCGGCGCGGGGACCTGTTGCAGCCGGGCGCAGACGCAAGGAGCCGAGCGGGAGGCCCGCCCCTCAGCCTCCAGCCCTCTGGCCCTACACTCCCCTCCTTAGCTTGGCAGTCTTTCCTGTCTTCCCCCGCCAGAGGAGAGCCATAACCGCTTCTCAGCCACTGAAGTGACGAATAAGACGCTGGCCGCAGAGATGCAGGAGCTGAGAACCCGGCTGGCTGAGGCTGAGGAGACGGCCCGGACGGCGGAGCGACAGAAGCACCAGCTTCAGCGGCTGCTACAGGAGTTCCGAAGGCGCCTGACTCCCCTGCAGCTTGAGGTGCAGCGGATGGTTGAAAAGGTGAGCCTCCTGGGAGAGCCGGCCGCCGGGCGGGGAGGCTGGGTCAGGGCAGCCGGCACGGGGCCGGGCC
It includes:
- the CCAR2 gene encoding cell cycle and apoptosis regulator protein 2 isoform X3, with translation MSQFKRQRINPLPGGRNFSGAASTSLLGPPPGLLTPPVATDLSQNARHLQGGEKQRVFTGIVTSLHDYFGVVDEEVFFQLSVVKGRLPQLGEKVLVKAAYNPGQAVPWNAVKVQTLSNQPLLKSPAPPLLHVAALGQKQGILGAQPQLIFQPHRIPPLFPQKPLSLFQTSHTLHLSHLNRFPARGPHGRLDPGRSDDYDSKKRKQRAGGEPWGAKKPRHDLPPYRVHLTPYTVDSSTCDFLELQRRYRTLLVPADFLAVHLSWLSAFPLSQPFSLHHPSRIQASSEKEPAPDAGAEPTSTDSDPAYSSKVLLLSSPGLEELYRCCMLFVDDMTEPRETPEHPLKQIKFLLGQKEEEVVLVGGEWSPSLDGLDPKGDPQVLVRTAIRCAQAQTGIDLSACTKWWRFAEFQYLQLGPPRRLQTVVVYLPDIWTIMPTLEEWEALCQQKAAEAAPPPQEVPVETEPTEQAADVSEQAADTSKQNAENPEVTAQQEMDTDLPEAPPPPLEPAVMARPSCVNLSIHSIVEDRRPKERISFEVMVLAELFLEMLQRDFGYRIYKMLLSLPEKVVAAPEPEKEEAAKEEEAVKEESKESKDEVQSEGTAAESDAPPKEDGLLPKPPSSGGEEEEKPRGEVSEDLCEMALDPELLLLRDDGEEEFAGAKLEDSEVRSVASNQSEMEFSSLQDMPKELDPSPVLPLDCLLAFVFFDANWCGYLHRRDLERILLTLGLRLSAEQAKQLVSRVVAQNICQYRSLQYSRPEGPDGGLPEEVLFGNLDLLPPPGKSAKPGAAPVEHKGLVSHNGSLINVGNLLQRAEQQDSGRLYLENKIHTLELKLEESHNRFSATEVTNKTLAAEMQELRTRLAEAEETARTAERQKHQLQRLLQEFRRRLTPLQLEVQRMVEKADSWVEKEEPAPSN
- the CCAR2 gene encoding cell cycle and apoptosis regulator protein 2 isoform X2; this translates as MSQFKRQRINPLPGGRNFSGAASTSLLGPPPGLLTPPVATDLSQNARHLQGGEKQRVFTGIVTSLHDYFGVVDEEVFFQLSVVKGRLPQLGEKVLVKAAYNPGQAVPWNAVKVQTLSNQPLLKSPAPPLLHVAALGQKQGILGAQPQLIFQPHRIPPLFPQKPLSLFQTSHTLHLSHLNRFPARGPHGRLDPGRSDDYDSKKRKQRAGGEPWGAKKPRHDLPPYRVHLTPYTVDSSTCDFLELQRRYRTLLVPADFLAVHLSWLSAFPLSQPFSLHHPSRIQASSEKEPAPDAGAEPTSTDSDPAYSSKVLLLSSPGLEELYRCCMLFVDDMTEPRETPEHPLKQIKFLLGQKEEEVVLVGGEWSPSLDGLDPKGDPQVLVRTAIRCAQAQTGIDLSACTKWWRFAEFQYLQLGPPRRLQTVVVYLPDIWTIMPTLEEWEALCQQKAAEAAPPPQEVPVETEPTEQAADVSEQAADTSKQNAENPEVTAQQEMDTDLPEAPPPPLEPAVMARPSCVNLSIHSIVEDRRPKERISFEVMVLAELFLEMLQRDFGYRIYKMLLSLPEKVVAAPEPEKEEAAKEEEAVKEESKESKDEKEDGLLPKPPSSGGEEEEKPRGEVSEDLCEMALDPELLLLRDDGEEEFGAKLEDSEVRSVASNQSEMEFSSLQDMPKELDPSPVLPLDCLLAFVFFDANWCGYLHRRDLERILLTLGLRLSAEQAKQLVSRVVAQNICQYRSLQYSRPEGPDGGLPEEVLFGAYCALRPSGDSGAGCFLPGPSLSLFTALLGNLDLLPPPGKSAKPGAAPVEHKGLVSHNGSLINVGNLLQRAEQQDSGRLYLENKIHTLELKLEESHNRFSATEVTNKTLAAEMQELRTRLAEAEETARTAERQKHQLQRLLQEFRRRLTPLQLEVQRMVEKADSWVEKEEPAPSN
- the CCAR2 gene encoding cell cycle and apoptosis regulator protein 2 isoform X1, with the translated sequence MSQFKRQRINPLPGGRNFSGAASTSLLGPPPGLLTPPVATDLSQNARHLQGGEKQRVFTGIVTSLHDYFGVVDEEVFFQLSVVKGRLPQLGEKVLVKAAYNPGQAVPWNAVKVQTLSNQPLLKSPAPPLLHVAALGQKQGILGAQPQLIFQPHRIPPLFPQKPLSLFQTSHTLHLSHLNRFPARGPHGRLDPGRSDDYDSKKRKQRAGGEPWGAKKPRHDLPPYRVHLTPYTVDSSTCDFLELQRRYRTLLVPADFLAVHLSWLSAFPLSQPFSLHHPSRIQASSEKEPAPDAGAEPTSTDSDPAYSSKVLLLSSPGLEELYRCCMLFVDDMTEPRETPEHPLKQIKFLLGQKEEEVVLVGGEWSPSLDGLDPKGDPQVLVRTAIRCAQAQTGIDLSACTKWWRFAEFQYLQLGPPRRLQTVVVYLPDIWTIMPTLEEWEALCQQKAAEAAPPPQEVPVETEPTEQAADVSEQAADTSKQNAENPEVTAQQEMDTDLPEAPPPPLEPAVMARPSCVNLSIHSIVEDRRPKERISFEVMVLAELFLEMLQRDFGYRIYKMLLSLPEKVVAAPEPEKEEAAKEEEAVKEESKESKDEVQSEGTAAESDAPPKEDGLLPKPPSSGGEEEEKPRGEVSEDLCEMALDPELLLLRDDGEEEFGAKLEDSEVRSVASNQSEMEFSSLQDMPKELDPSPVLPLDCLLAFVFFDANWCGYLHRRDLERILLTLGLRLSAEQAKQLVSRVVAQNICQYRSLQYSRPEGPDGGLPEEVLFGAYCALRPSGDSGAGCFLPGPSLSLFTALLGNLDLLPPPGKSAKPGAAPVEHKGLVSHNGSLINVGNLLQRAEQQDSGRLYLENKIHTLELKLEESHNRFSATEVTNKTLAAEMQELRTRLAEAEETARTAERQKHQLQRLLQEFRRRLTPLQLEVQRMVEKADSWVEKEEPAPSN
- the CCAR2 gene encoding cell cycle and apoptosis regulator protein 2 isoform X4, with protein sequence MSQFKRQRINPLPGGRNFSGAASTSLLGPPPGLLTPPVATDLSQNARHLQGGEKQRVFTGIVTSLHDYFGVVDEEVFFQLSVVKGRLPQLGEKVLVKAAYNPGQAVPWNAVKVQTLSNQPLLKSPAPPLLHVAALGQKQGILGAQPQLIFQPHRIPPLFPQKPLSLFQTSHTLHLSHLNRFPARGPHGRLDPGRSDDYDSKKRKQRAGGEPWGAKKPRHDLPPYRVHLTPYTVDSSTCDFLELQRRYRTLLVPADFLAVHLSWLSAFPLSQPFSLHHPSRIQASSEKEPAPDAGAEPTSTDSDPAYSSKVLLLSSPGLEELYRCCMLFVDDMTEPRETPEHPLKQIKFLLGQKEEEVVLVGGEWSPSLDGLDPKGDPQVLVRTAIRCAQAQTGIDLSACTKWWRFAEFQYLQLGPPRRLQTVVVYLPDIWTIMPTLEEWEALCQQKAAEAAPPPQEVPVETEPTEQAADVSEQAADTSKQNAENPEVTAQQEMDTDLPEAPPPPLEPAVMARPSCVNLSIHSIVEDRRPKERISFEVMVLAELFLEMLQRDFGYRIYKMLLSLPEKVVAAPEPEKEEAAKEEEAVKEESKESKDEVQSEGTAAESDAPPKEDGLLPKPPSSGGEEEEKPRGEVSEDLCEMALDPELLLLRDDGEEEFGAKLEDSEVRSVASNQSEMEFSSLQDMPKELDPSPVLPLDCLLAFVFFDANWCGYLHRRDLERILLTLGLRLSAEQAKQLVSRVVAQNICQYRSLQYSRPEGPDGGLPEEVLFGNLDLLPPPGKSAKPGAAPVEHKGLVSHNGSLINVGNLLQRAEQQDSGRLYLENKIHTLELKLEESHNRFSATEVTNKTLAAEMQELRTRLAEAEETARTAERQKHQLQRLLQEFRRRLTPLQLEVQRMVEKADSWVEKEEPAPSN